One segment of Cynocephalus volans isolate mCynVol1 chromosome 8, mCynVol1.pri, whole genome shotgun sequence DNA contains the following:
- the SH2D2A gene encoding SH2 domain-containing protein 2A isoform X2, with translation MEFPLAQTYPQGNDEAPAPTFSTFQPMDLTRRSCQGLGFTQASPQAPGAAFIPGSAERAEEVPGEGGLSLQKEIRTWFQKTQARWLLQHGVAPAWFHGFITRREAERLLESKPQGCYLVRFSESAVTFVLTYRSRTCCRHFLLAQLRDGRHVVLGEDSAHARLQDLLQHYKACPLSPYGETLTEPLARQTPEPAGLSLRIEESNSGSKSQDPNSQYSLVIRQGQASAPTQEGAWEPKEPSQPPRPKLPIPAKPQPSHEVYTSPAPRPHPAPPLKPTNPIYHEPDEPIAFYAMGRGSPREAPSNIYAEVEVPSVTTAFEGPPSSLHHSVLQKCQSRPIPGGQNPGGPQLHSENSTAGEGPSLPHQPPAPWRHTFPNLSRQMLQDKGQAWLPLGPPQ, from the exons ATGGAGTTTCCCCTGGCCCAGACATACCCCCAAG GGAATGATGAAGCCCCTGCCCCAACCTTCAGCACCTTCCAGCCTATGGATTTGACTCGCAGGAGCTGCCAGGGTCTGGGCTT CACACAG GCATCTCCTCAGGCCCCGGGGGCTGCCTTCATCCCAGGGAGTGCTGAGAGGGCTGAAGAGGTGCCTGGGGAAGGAGGCCTGTCCCTGCAGAAGGAGATCCGCACTTGGTTCCAGAAGACCCAGGCCCGCTGGCTCCTGCAGCATGGGGTGGCCCCTGCCTGGTTCCATGGCTTCATCACCCGGAG GGAGGCCGAGAGGCTGCTGGAGTCCAAGCCTCAAGGATGCTACTTGGTGCGGTTCAGCGAGAGCGCCGTCACCTTTGTGCTGACTTACAG GAGCCGGACTTGCTGCCGCCACTTCCTGCTGGCCCAGCTCAGGGACGGGCGCCACGTGGTGCTGGGCGAGGACAGCGCCCACGCGCGGCTGCAGGACCTGCTGCAGCACTACAAGGCGTGCCCGCTCAGCCCCTATGGAGAGACGCTCACCGAGCCCCTCGCCCGCCAG ACTCCTGAGCCTGCAGGACTTTCCCTAAGGATTGAAGAATCAAACTCTGGAAGCAAAAGCCAGGACCCAAACTCCCAGTACAGCCTGGTCATCAGACAGGGGCAGGCCTCAGCCCCAACGCAGGAGGGGGCCTGGGAGCCAAAGGAG ccctcccagcctcccaggcCCAAGCTTCCCATCCCTGCCAAACCTCAGCCATCCCATGAAGTCTACACAAGCCCTGCTCCGCgtccccacccagccccacccctcaaGCCCACCAACCCTATCTACCACGAGCCTGATGAACCCATAGCCTTCTACGCCATGGGCCGAGGCAGCCCCAGGGAAGCCCCCAGCAACATCTATGCCGAGGTGGAAGTGCCATCAGTGACCACAGCATTTGAGGGCCCACCATCCAGCCTCCACCACTCTGTCCTACAGAAGTGCCAGTCCAGGCCTATCCCAGGAGGCCAG AATCCAGGTGGTCCACAGCTGCATTCTGAGAACTCTACGGCTGGAGAAGGCCCTTCTCTGCCCCATCAGCCCCCAGCCCCCTGGAGGCACACCTTCCCCAACCTTTCTAGACAAATGCTTCAGGACAAAGGACAGGCATGGCTCCCCCTTGGGCCTCCTCAGTAG
- the SH2D2A gene encoding SH2 domain-containing protein 2A isoform X1 — protein MEFPLAQTYPQGNDEAPAPTFSTFQPMDLTRRSCQGLGFTQASPQAPGAAFIPGSAERAEEVPGEGGLSLQKEIRTWFQKTQARWLLQHGVAPAWFHGFITRRVPPLLFITLREAERLLESKPQGCYLVRFSESAVTFVLTYRSRTCCRHFLLAQLRDGRHVVLGEDSAHARLQDLLQHYKACPLSPYGETLTEPLARQTPEPAGLSLRIEESNSGSKSQDPNSQYSLVIRQGQASAPTQEGAWEPKEPSQPPRPKLPIPAKPQPSHEVYTSPAPRPHPAPPLKPTNPIYHEPDEPIAFYAMGRGSPREAPSNIYAEVEVPSVTTAFEGPPSSLHHSVLQKCQSRPIPGGQNPGGPQLHSENSTAGEGPSLPHQPPAPWRHTFPNLSRQMLQDKGQAWLPLGPPQ, from the exons ATGGAGTTTCCCCTGGCCCAGACATACCCCCAAG GGAATGATGAAGCCCCTGCCCCAACCTTCAGCACCTTCCAGCCTATGGATTTGACTCGCAGGAGCTGCCAGGGTCTGGGCTT CACACAG GCATCTCCTCAGGCCCCGGGGGCTGCCTTCATCCCAGGGAGTGCTGAGAGGGCTGAAGAGGTGCCTGGGGAAGGAGGCCTGTCCCTGCAGAAGGAGATCCGCACTTGGTTCCAGAAGACCCAGGCCCGCTGGCTCCTGCAGCATGGGGTGGCCCCTGCCTGGTTCCATGGCTTCATCACCCGGAG AGTTCCGCCTCTTCTCTTCATCACCCTCAGGGAGGCCGAGAGGCTGCTGGAGTCCAAGCCTCAAGGATGCTACTTGGTGCGGTTCAGCGAGAGCGCCGTCACCTTTGTGCTGACTTACAG GAGCCGGACTTGCTGCCGCCACTTCCTGCTGGCCCAGCTCAGGGACGGGCGCCACGTGGTGCTGGGCGAGGACAGCGCCCACGCGCGGCTGCAGGACCTGCTGCAGCACTACAAGGCGTGCCCGCTCAGCCCCTATGGAGAGACGCTCACCGAGCCCCTCGCCCGCCAG ACTCCTGAGCCTGCAGGACTTTCCCTAAGGATTGAAGAATCAAACTCTGGAAGCAAAAGCCAGGACCCAAACTCCCAGTACAGCCTGGTCATCAGACAGGGGCAGGCCTCAGCCCCAACGCAGGAGGGGGCCTGGGAGCCAAAGGAG ccctcccagcctcccaggcCCAAGCTTCCCATCCCTGCCAAACCTCAGCCATCCCATGAAGTCTACACAAGCCCTGCTCCGCgtccccacccagccccacccctcaaGCCCACCAACCCTATCTACCACGAGCCTGATGAACCCATAGCCTTCTACGCCATGGGCCGAGGCAGCCCCAGGGAAGCCCCCAGCAACATCTATGCCGAGGTGGAAGTGCCATCAGTGACCACAGCATTTGAGGGCCCACCATCCAGCCTCCACCACTCTGTCCTACAGAAGTGCCAGTCCAGGCCTATCCCAGGAGGCCAG AATCCAGGTGGTCCACAGCTGCATTCTGAGAACTCTACGGCTGGAGAAGGCCCTTCTCTGCCCCATCAGCCCCCAGCCCCCTGGAGGCACACCTTCCCCAACCTTTCTAGACAAATGCTTCAGGACAAAGGACAGGCATGGCTCCCCCTTGGGCCTCCTCAGTAG